In Juglans microcarpa x Juglans regia isolate MS1-56 chromosome 4S, Jm3101_v1.0, whole genome shotgun sequence, a single window of DNA contains:
- the LOC121261903 gene encoding protein NIM1-INTERACTING 1-like, whose protein sequence is MEGERKKRKILESEEGEDDEEKKIEKFFDLIRSTREVRDRLRSSTGFNESKDQKEEKTRVEKEIKGITVWNPTFQPEDFIQDDKSSQSTTPGATQQPGPSKSATKGNEEEDQDRSEDGNHGLDLNLSL, encoded by the coding sequence ATGGAAGGAGAacgaaagaagaggaagatatTGGAAAGTGAAGAgggagaagatgatgaagagaAGAAGATAGAGAAGTTCTTTGATTTGATTAGAAGCACACGCGAGGTGAGAGATCGTTTGAGGAGTAGTACTGGTTTCAATGAATCAAAAGATCAGAAAGAAGAGAAGACTAGGGTTGAGAAAGAGATCAAGGGAATCACAGTCTGGAATCCTACGTTTCAACCCGAAGATTTCATACAGGATGATAAGTCCTCTCAGAGTACTACTCCTGGTGCCACCCAACAACCAGGTCCTTCTAAAAGTGCTACTAAAGgaaacgaagaagaagatcaagatagATCAGAAGATGGTAATCATGGTTTAGACCTAAACCTTTCTTTGTAG